ATAAATATAGTATTAGCAGTGCTAGATACATCCATGTTGCGCTCAACAAAATCGAAACCAGCAATCTCTAATAAATCTCTTGTTTGTTGTTGAGCAAATGGATCAATCGTTGCAAAAACATTTCTACTTGTTTCAGCGGTAGCCTCATCACACGTGTTCATTAATGCTCTCGTGCCAGTAGAGAGCACACCAAGGACTGTTGTGGGTCGATAACGAGTTGTTAAGCCTGAGCCACTATCTGTTCCGCACAAGGTTCTTTCAGAGTACATATATCCTAGCCCAGAGTAACCCTGAGTAGCACTATGGCGATTACTACCATTTCGAGCGCCACCTAAATTAATAGTGGCACGTCTAAATACGACCTCGTTCTCTGCATCTGCATTATTTGGTTCTCCGAATAATCGCCCCGCACCTACGGCATTTAATGTGTTACCAAATTGATTGTAACGTTCATAGCTATATCGAGACGGTAAAAAGGCGGGTGTATAGATATTGGGCGCAGCATCTTGAAGCCTCATTAAGCCTTGGTCTGAACGATCCATTTGCCGTTCAAGAGGGTTGAGTAATTGCCAGCGAGCATTTGACTGCTGGTCTACGACATCGTTGAATTCAGTTTGAATACCATTTTGACGTGTATCTACATCGCCTACAAACATAACTTGCTGTTGAGCATCTAGATCCACACAATGAGCTGCAGTTAAAATCCACTCACGCGATATTAATGTGCCCGTACAGCGCCCAATAGCATTTCCAACTTCATCTCTCTTTACAATCCCAACAGCATAACCATAATCAGTATCGTGTGAGTCCAATTCAGACCCAATGGCATTAGGGGTATAAATTGGGGTAAAGTAATCAAGAGCCGATATAGGTTCAATTTTATCAACTTCAATTAGCTTAGAGTCTCCTTCTTTTTCAATCAGAACATCAATTTTTTTAGTTAAGTACGTCTCACTTGATTGCTGTTCTGATGCATGCAATCCAGTAGCCAGTGTAAGATTACCAAGCAAAAGTGCCGTTGTGATAAGTGATGGTTTATGGGTCATAACAAGTTCCTTTAAGCAGAAAGTAGTGTTTCTAGGTACTTAGCTTAGTAATTATTACCCAGCCTTAATATGACCTATATAGGCTAAAATGATGATTTAGTTATGGTCTAGAGTGCTCATTAAAGTATCAAAAATGTAAAGGGAATTTAACACAAAGCGATCACCGCTTTACTCGTAAAGAAGTTCGAGATCACAGTGGTTGGGGTAATACGCAATTGAAAGTCCACATCAAGCGTTTGGAAGAAATGGAGTACTTGCTAATTCATCGCGGTAGCCGTGGCCAGTCGTTTATCTATGAGCTGTTGTACAGCGGTGAAGGGGAGTCAGGCCAACGCTTCCAACAAGGTTTGCTTAACCAAAACACTCTCTCTGGAAACAACTACGACAAAAAGAAGTCGGGGGTAGATGTTGAGTTATCTGGGTCAAGTCGCTCCTTGGTCGGTACTAAGTCGGTGGGTGGTCAAATCCACCAAGGCCAGATCCAACAGGACATAGAAACACTTATCATCGAAGATGAAGGAAAAGATACTATAAACGCTAATGGTTACATCGCATCGTACCCTCATTCCTTAGCCGCTTCTGTATAAGGGCTGTCATATTAGGAGATAAAGACCATGCCTAAACGTGAAAAACGCTTTATTAAAGAAGTCGGTGATCCAACTGATCCAAATGGCTTGCTAGCTTTTATGAACCATTACTTAGATGGACTGCGTATTAAGCACTATACCAAGCAAACCTTGTGGAATAATGAGCGTTATATACGAGACTTCATCGAGTGGTGTGACGGCAGAGCCTTAAGGCAACCACAGGAGATCACCAAGCCTATTCTAGAGCGCTATCAGCGTTACTTGTACCTGTATCGTAAAAAAGATGGTAAGCCGCTGAGCATCTACTCTCAACGCGCAAAACTAAGCCCCTTAAAAGGTTGGTTTAAATGGCTGACTAAACAAAATTACTTACTCTATAACCCGGCCAGTGAGCTTGATTTACCGAAGATACGTCAACGCTTACCCAAGGCTATCTTAAGTGAAAAAGAAGTTGAACAGGTCATGTCACAAGTGAATAGCTCTGAGCCGTTAGGCATACGTGATAGGGCTGTTATGGAAGTCTTATACTCAACCGGTATTAGACGAATGGAAATCGTTAACTTGAGCGTGTTCGATGTTGATGCAGAGCGCGGAACCTTGCTGGTTCGACAGGGTAAAGGTAAAAAAGCTCGCATGCTGCCACTAGGTGAGCGAGCATCGTTCTGGCTCACACGTTACTTAAATGATGTGCGTCCGAGCATGGCACTGGCTAGTGATGATGGCACGATGTTTTTAACCCGGTTAGGTGAAAAGTTCAATGAAGCTTGGCTCTCAAGAACGCTGGCTCAGTACATCGATAAAGCTAAGCTAAACAAACAAGGTAGCTGTCACTTGTTTCGTCACACGATGGCCACACTGATGTTAGAAAATGGGACGGATATCCGTTTTATCCAAGCGATGCTTGGCCATGCAGAGCTGAGTACCACTGAAATCTATACTCAAGTCAGTATAAAGCCTTAAAAGAAGTACATCAGCGTACTCATCCAGCCAAGTTAAAAGCCTGTAAAGAGGATGAAATGGCTGAGCTGCTTGATGTATTGGTCATGGAAAACATACAAGAGCAAAAAACATTAAGGGGATAAAAAACTCGCAAAACCACGTCATTGGCGTATAATGCGCTATTATTATGGTAATAATCGAAACGCCCATATTTACAAAGGTCATTACAAATTTAATGACCGATGATGAATATAAAGACTTACAGGAAGCCTTAGTCAGTCGTCCAGACAGAGGCACGATCATCAAGAACAGTGGTGGTCTAAGAAAGGTACGTTGGGCATTGGAAGGCCGTGGTAAAAGCGGTGGTGTACGCGTTATCTATTATTGGATGACAGAAGATGAACAGCTTTATATGGTGTTTGCCTTCCCAAAAAATGCACAAGAAAACCTAACCGATGCACAAACGAAACAGTTAAAACAAGTGGTAGAAAGGTGGTTAAAATGAATGACGACATGTTTAATGAACTTATGGCAAGCGTTGAGCAAGCAGATAGTATCATCCAGGGGAAAGCAAAACCTGCGCGTGTTACTGAGTTTGCCGAGCCTGAAGTAAAAGCTATCCGTGCTAAAACAGGATTAACTCAAAGCCGTTTCGCTGATGTGGTTGGTGTGAGCAAACGCACCTTGGAAAACTGGGAGCAAGGCCGTCGTCACCCGACAGGCCCTGCACGAGCATTACTGAAAATTGTTGATGCCGATCCAGAATATGCCCTTAAAGCCTTACATGGTTAAAACCATACAAATACATTTCTAATAAAAAGGCAGATAACGGCTTGTTATCTGCCTTTTTAATATCAGCTTCAGAAAATTCTACATGTAGAAACCTGTTTACTTAGTCGCTTTATTGAATGTAAAGATAAAACGTAAAGCAAAAGTGGAGTTAGCCCTGTTGTGCTGCATGCTCTAGGTGAGTTTGAGATACTCACCTAGAGCATGCAGGGGAAAATGCGTGTGTTGTCCTCAATGTACGAAAACCTTTAGTATATGCTTGACATATGCTGTTCATTTGTTAACCTAATCATATGTGCTACATATGCCGAATAGAGGGCGATATGAAAACTGTATCTATTTTTAAAAATGGTCGTAATCAGGCCGTTAGACTTCCCAAAGAAATGGAATTTGATGGCGTCAGTGAACTGGAGATCACCAAAGACGGTGACAGCATTACCCTACGCCCTGTAAGACCAGACTGGCTTTCTTTTGCAGATCAAGAGCGTGCTGACAGTGATTTTTTGTCTGACCGTGAAGATGTGATCTCAGACGATGGGCGGTTTGAACTTTGAAGAAACAAACCTATATGCTCGATACCTGTATATGTAGCTTTATTATGCGTGAGCAGCCTATCAGCGTGCTGCAAAAGTTGCAGGGAGCAATCAGTAATCAAAGCCGTATTGTGATCTCTGCGATCACTTATGCTGAAATGCGTTTTGGCAGCATTGGAAAAAAAGCCTCACCCAAACATACAGCCCTGGTTGAAGCCTTTTTGCAGCGAGTAGATGAAGTGTTGCCCTGGGATACTAAAGCGGTTGATGCTACAACAGAGGTAAAGCGAGCTTTATCAGATAAAGGTACGCCAATCGGGGCGAACGACACTGCAATTGCAGGTCATGCCATCGCGACAAACTGTATTTTAATAACAAATAATGTGCGAGAGTTCAGCCGAGTTGAAGGCTTGAATTATGAAGACTGGGCGCATTAATAGAGGGAAATTTGAATGCCTTTATCTGAACAAGAGATTTGTAAACAAATAGCTGAAATCGAAGGTCATAAAACTGTCAACTCTAGCTCTGTTGGCTTGGTTTTTATAGAAAAAATAGGTTTTTGTTCTACAGACCTTGTTGAGATTAGTGATTCTGAAAACTTTAACCCTGTAGCAAATGATGCATTGTGTTTTCAGCTAATAAAGAAACATGAAATTGTAAGAGTTTGGGAAAGTTATGGTCAGCTAGGTTGGTATTACACTGATTTACAAAACTATCTAAACACCACCGGAAATAGAGAAGTGTTTTTGGTTGATGAACATGGAGATAACAGAGCAGCATTATTAGCAATTATTGAACTTCATAAATCGCAAGGTTTAACGAAACAGGGGTAATTTACCAGTGACTGTAAATAAGTGAGTAATGTGATGAATAGATTAGACGCAAATATTGAATATCTTAAAGAAAACGGAGAGGTATCATTTCATCTGAGTTCCCCAATTAAAGAGCATTCAATATGTCAACTAATGATAGGGGTAGATTTGCATAGTAAGTGTGTTATCCGTATCGATTTGGATTTTGTTAATCATTATAAACTAGGTCATTTTGATGAACCGCAAGAATTAGAAAGCGAAGTTAGTGTGAAAGAATTAAAGGCGCTGGTAGCATTTCCTGAGTTATTAAAAATTTTAACAAATACAGAAGATGAATCTATAAAAATATCGACTGTTTTATTTTCGTTAGAAGACTGCGGGTTTAAAAAAGGTCCGAGAGTTGATGATATGTATAAGCAGCTAAAAGAAGCTTTTGATAAGCAACCATAGAGGGAAAATGAATGGAACTTCATGATTTTGATATACCTCCATGCCCTGATTGTGGAAAAGAAAAAATGTATCATTTATGTGTTTCTCATGTTCCTGGTACTGCAAGTTTTCGTAAAAATGGTTGGTATTGTAAATCATGTGGGATAGGGCCAAAGCAATTAGGTTCAGCTAGCGAAGCAGAAGCCGCTAGATTTGCCTTAGTTTTACTGAATAAATAATAGAAGTTTGCAGAGGAAATTTAATGATGTTAAAGCTTAGATAGCCTTGAGCTAATTTATCATGAAAGCAGGAGTGCTCAATTCGTCGCAAGGCCTACCTCTAATTACCAAGAAGTAGTTTGTGAATAAAGTACTGACTTAATATAATGTTTTAAGCGTCAATATGATTTACGTGACTCACATCATCGATACGCTCACCATTCCAAATCATTTCAATCAAGCTGGCTTGAGTGACATCTAACACAGCCTTGGGTGTAAATAATGCCATGCACATAGCTGATCCATTACGAACACTAGAGTAGAGCACGCCTTGGAAGCCATCCTTTTTTAGCTGACGCGCCAATGATTGTGAAGATCTGTAACTCTCTGGGTTAAGAATTTCTGTATCATTCTCACATACTTTATGGATTGGTTTTGAATTATGTCGCACGACTAAGCTTCGAAATACAATCCGATCAAACTCCAACCCTTCAATGTTTTCAAAATACACTTGTTGATGATGCTTAACTTCCAACATAGCTGTGCGCTCTGTATCTGCGATATACAATGCACCAAATAACCCATCGTTAAAGCGGCCACCATTAGGATTAACATGTGTAAATGGAGCAACAGCGTAACTACGGCCACTGGTGCACTGGTATGGGATTTCTTTAGGATCGATAAGCTCTACGTTTCCGGCCAGATCTTGGATACGTGGATTTGTTAATGACTGCAGAGCATACAAGGCTTCATAATCCTCAGCGTTTGCTACATCATCAAACAAATTTATAGCGGGGTACTTCGTGCAAACCAATCTATACCCTTTACTGTTTATCCCCATAGACCGCCTCGCAATGCGTCAACTCGCTTCGCTACTTCATACAAATCACCAAACTTACCATCTTGAATAATTTCCAATGGTGTTCGACCTGCAAAAAAATCATTGTGATTTTTCATTTGCATAAACCCTTTAACGTTCGCCGGGTTGCTGAATACAATTCGAAGCGCTTGATGGATGTTTAACAAGTAGCTAATACGCTCCAGCTGGTCATCGCTAAGTTTTACTGTATCGGGGTTAGCCTTGAATTTGTGATAAGTCGTTTTTGTAAGTTTTAGAATGTTTTGAGCTTGAGATGCCGTGCAATTCCAAGCAGACAGGATGTTGTCAGCAGCTTTGAAGCCAGCTTTGGCCATTGCATCTCTGCTATTGTTTTGCATTGTTTGTACTTGCATATTGAAACTTCCAAAGGAGACTCTTGGTTAATTATAGTTCCAATTGGGAGTTATTTCAACGAATAGGATTTAGTTTCTTATTCAGTATTAAAATATAGTTTAGATTGTTAGCACTTAGGCTCACCTCATATATTTAAAACTAAACTCGATTATAAACCGTCCCTGTTTTGTGTCATGTTTTAAATGTTCGCCTATACTTTTTTTGCTTATTTTATAGCTTGATGAATTCCATCGAGCTGCCAAAAACCAGGGTAAATGGAGTTAATTAATGAGGTTAATTAGAGAAAAGGGAGTGTTGTTAGCCGCCGCGCTCGTTACAAGCATAGGAAGTATACAGGCCGCAATTGCAGCTGTAGAGATTCCTTTATCAATAAAAACAGGAAATGGTCATTACTTTGTCGCAGAAAATGCTGGTGGAGGAGAGGTCAATGCAAATAGAACAGAAGTAGGGGACTGGGAAAGAGCGACCATGGTTGACATCAATGGCGGTCTATTAATGTCAGGCGATAAGATCCACATAAGGACATCGAACAACTACTATTGGCAAGCCGAACACGGGGGAGGAGGCAACTTAACTGCAGTTGCAACAATTGCCGGTGCATGGGAAACATTCACTATTATTAAGCAAGGCCAAGAAGGGTTATCAATAGGTTACAATGATTATTTCATGCTTCAAGCTCATAATGGCTATCTTGTTCAAGCCTATAATTCAGGTGGTTCAGGTGTGAATGTAACGAAGCCTAGTATTGATAACGCTCAATGCACAAGCTCTTTCGGTTGCTCTTGGGAGATGTTTAAATTTGATTACCCCAAACCAATGCCTTCGGATCAGACAGCGGTAGTCGGAGGAATAAAATTTAGTTGGAGCTATGACGGTCCCATTCCAAATATGAGCTGTACTCAGATCCATGAAATCGTAGATCCAGATGGTTGGGGAGATAACTATTTTTGTAGTTCAGAAAATGTAGGGATGCAGTATAGTAGTGCTGGGTCAATAGCTGGCATGCAATGTACTCAAATCCATGAAGGGGCCGACCCCTATACGTGGGATGACAACTTCTTATGTTTACCTAATAATTCAGAGTTTGTTTTCGAATGGAGCTCGATCAGAGGTCAAGGTCATAACCCTGTTCGTTTTTACGAGCCTTCAGATCCTCACACTTGGAATGATAACTATCTGAATATTTCATCATTTAAATACCGTGAGAAAACATACAACGAATACACCTGGGTTGGGGCTCATAATAGCCATTCAAGCAACGGATATGTCGCACTTTGGGCAAGAAATCAAACAGTTGATATGTATCATCAATTGCGGGATTTAAATGCAAGAGAGCTAATGATAGATATTCGTTTTGAAGATGGCCGCATAGAACTGACTCATGGCACTGATAACGCCGGTGAATTTAAAGATCGGACGATCAATGAAATCGTAAGATTTTTACATGAGCATCCTAATGAGGTCATCACAATTGATACTGAGGTGACTAACAACGTACTGACTTATCAGCAGTTAAAGGATGCCTTAGATGATATGCCCACTTTCACTGCTTTGTTATTTAACCCATGGGATACGCGATGGAATCAACACAAAGAATGGCCGACTTTATCTGAAATGGTTAATGCAGGGCAGCGTATTATTATGCTGATTGATAAAGCAGATGTGTCTAAGCGCTGGAATGAACCTGACAGGTATCCGATATTGTATCGTTCTGATGTCACAGCTGAGAATATGTGGGCACAAACCAACCTCCAAACTTGTGAACAGAGACATCAATATGGTGAGAGAAAAATCAATCTGGCAAATTCTGGATGGTCTCGTCTATTTACAATGAATCATTTTGGTCAAACTGGTGATGTGGTAGCAGCAGGAAATGATAATAATTGGGATGGTTTGTATGCGCGTATTACGCCCACTTGTACTTTAGCTGCTCAGCTAGGCTCTAAACCAAACTTCTTAGCTGCCGATTATATCAACACAGGAGATGTTCAAGAAATCACAGAAGTAATGAATGATGGTGGTGTTATTTTTTATGAAGGCAATAACGCAACACAAAATATTGTTTGCGGTATGTCATTGACCGAAAATCGCACATTTACAGGTGGGCAGCATGGGTGTGAAAATGACGAAGCCCGCTCTGCAAAGTTAGTTGGGGTGAGGGCCGGTACCGAGTTTTATGTATATGACTCGCCAAATGGAAGTCTAGAAGATGATTTCGCTCGAGTATTTGTAAAGAAAAATATAGGTACTAATGGCGCCGTGATAAATTCGTTTGAACAAAATATTGATACCGAATTTTATTCGGTTGAGTTCTTTCGTAATAATGGATTAGATGGCAAAATTTCTCGATGGGAAGTGAGCCCTCCAAAAGGGGCTGCCCTTCCTTTAAGTAAAGGCGCTATCGTATTTTATGAAGGCAATAACGCAACACAAAATATAGTGTGTTCGTTGTTATTTGATACGAATAAAGGTGTGAATTTTAAAAATGATGGGTTTGGTTGTGATAACGACGAAACACGGTCTGCAGTTTTAGCGAATGTTCCTGCAGGTACTACATTTAGTGTGTATGACAGCCCAGATGGAAGTCATGGCGACGACTACAGCACATATGAAGTTAAGCAATTTATTTCAAGGTTCACTATAAATAGCTTTCACCATAATCATGAAGATTCAAACATAAAAATTACTCACCATCATCATAATGGCCTTGACGGTAAGGTATCTCGTATAAATATGACGGTACCGACCATATTTCCATACAAGACCGGCGATGATATTCTGAAGTTAGGAGAGGGAATTAATGTAGAACAAGCGCTTGTATCACATAATGGTCTATATCGCTTGTTGGTTCAAAGTGATGGGAACGTGGTTTTATATGACACAAATGGCACTTCTCACTGGGCTACTCATACGCACAGCACTGCAGGCTCAAAGCTAGTATTGAAAGCTGATGGCCGACTAAGTGTTCAGACAAATCAAGGTCAAGAGGTTTGGGGTGTAAGTGTTTCAGGTAAACACACTTTAATTCTTCAAGATGATAGAAATCTCGTCATTTATAATGAAAATGGGATTCCTGTTTGGGCCAGTAATACGCATATTTAATAGTTCGATTTACTTAGATTATAGAGCAGCATATTTTCAATTGGGAAATATGCTGCTTACGTAATATGAATAAGTGGCGCCTATGAAGAAGTCACTGTATTGCAAATCGACTACCTCCAAATCACGGGATGGTCTTGTGAAAATAGACATAAATGATAAAAAGATTACAGATTTTAGAGAGTTAGTTAACGACAACTCTAGTTTTGTTTGTAAGAAATATAAAAATATAAATAATAAAAATCTGTGGAACCCCATATGCTCATGCATGGACTGGATAACTGTTTCTATTAGGTTTCTTCAGGATTCTCCTGAGTTAAGTGAAAATATTGATATTAGAGTTATGCAGATGTATTCATTTATATCCGCCATAGATATTGTTACTGAATCTATAACTCAGCTTCATAGGGTATTTATCGATCCAAAATCAATTCCATTCAAGAGTGAAAAAACTATATTTTTGAATAAATTGGTTGATGTTGATGATACAAATTACTTCAAAGAAATAAGAGCCTGTTTTGGTGCTCATCCTGTAAATTTAAACCCAAAGGATAAAGGCAAGAGGTTTGCTAGTTGGCCTTTTGATGGCATGAATAGTGGTTCATCTGATTTAGATGTTCTCCTCTATAGCAATATTCCCAATGAAGAAGATTTAACCCTTTCATTAAATTCTAATGAATTAATTGCCTTTCTTAAAAGTAGATATGAATATTTAGATGTAATCTCAGAAGAAATTAAAAGGCAATTCATCAGTTTCAAAGAAAAGCACAGTCAAATTACGATAAACACCTTTGGCTCACCTCTTGAAAAACTTAAAACGCTTGCTGAAGAGTCTTTAATACGCTTTGACAATGACTATTATGAAAGTGTGATTAACGACCTAATTATTATCTTTGGCACGACATTAGATGGTGAAGAATATCAAACTGAAGAAGTCGAATTTAAAGAAAGTTTATTGCCACTTATTGAAGAAATTAAAACAAATTTACAATCCGTTGAAATTAAAGATTTAGAGTATCATTCATTGATTTATATAAATTCAAGCCTCGATTCAGAATTAAGCTACGAA
This sequence is a window from Pseudoalteromonas ulvae UL12. Protein-coding genes within it:
- a CDS encoding trypsin-like serine protease, which encodes MTHKPSLITTALLLGNLTLATGLHASEQQSSETYLTKKIDVLIEKEGDSKLIEVDKIEPISALDYFTPIYTPNAIGSELDSHDTDYGYAVGIVKRDEVGNAIGRCTGTLISREWILTAAHCVDLDAQQQVMFVGDVDTRQNGIQTEFNDVVDQQSNARWQLLNPLERQMDRSDQGLMRLQDAAPNIYTPAFLPSRYSYERYNQFGNTLNAVGAGRLFGEPNNADAENEVVFRRATINLGGARNGSNRHSATQGYSGLGYMYSERTLCGTDSGSGLTTRYRPTTVLGVLSTGTRALMNTCDEATAETSRNVFATIDPFAQQQTRDLLEIAGFDFVERNMDVSSTANTIFIIDLEENGVANKDKRAVIDLRSTGTLVGSQKASLYTQGVDNSISLYGSMYLRSNRYDGTREIRLPDLSNFRKLIVVIPKQASTNENVGISISARVITQPE
- the nadS gene encoding NadS family protein, translated to MNDDMFNELMASVEQADSIIQGKAKPARVTEFAEPEVKAIRAKTGLTQSRFADVVGVSKRTLENWEQGRRHPTGPARALLKIVDADPEYALKALHG
- the xerC gene encoding site-specific tyrosine recombinase XerC; this encodes MPKREKRFIKEVGDPTDPNGLLAFMNHYLDGLRIKHYTKQTLWNNERYIRDFIEWCDGRALRQPQEITKPILERYQRYLYLYRKKDGKPLSIYSQRAKLSPLKGWFKWLTKQNYLLYNPASELDLPKIRQRLPKAILSEKEVEQVMSQVNSSEPLGIRDRAVMEVLYSTGIRRMEIVNLSVFDVDAERGTLLVRQGKGKKARMLPLGERASFWLTRYLNDVRPSMALASDDGTMFLTRLGEKFNEAWLSRTLAQYIDKAKLNKQGSCHLFRHTMATLMLENGTDIRFIQAMLGHAELSTTEIYTQVSIKP
- the vapB gene encoding type II toxin-antitoxin system VapB family antitoxin, whose protein sequence is MKTVSIFKNGRNQAVRLPKEMEFDGVSELEITKDGDSITLRPVRPDWLSFADQERADSDFLSDREDVISDDGRFEL
- a CDS encoding MbcA/ParS/Xre antitoxin family protein, with the protein product MQVQTMQNNSRDAMAKAGFKAADNILSAWNCTASQAQNILKLTKTTYHKFKANPDTVKLSDDQLERISYLLNIHQALRIVFSNPANVKGFMQMKNHNDFFAGRTPLEIIQDGKFGDLYEVAKRVDALRGGLWG
- a CDS encoding RES family NAD+ phosphorylase, whose product is MVCTKYPAINLFDDVANAEDYEALYALQSLTNPRIQDLAGNVELIDPKEIPYQCTSGRSYAVAPFTHVNPNGGRFNDGLFGALYIADTERTAMLEVKHHQQVYFENIEGLEFDRIVFRSLVVRHNSKPIHKVCENDTEILNPESYRSSQSLARQLKKDGFQGVLYSSVRNGSAMCMALFTPKAVLDVTQASLIEMIWNGERIDDVSHVNHIDA
- a CDS encoding type II toxin-antitoxin system VapC family toxin is translated as MKKQTYMLDTCICSFIMREQPISVLQKLQGAISNQSRIVISAITYAEMRFGSIGKKASPKHTALVEAFLQRVDEVLPWDTKAVDATTEVKRALSDKGTPIGANDTAIAGHAIATNCILITNNVREFSRVEGLNYEDWAH
- a CDS encoding type II toxin-antitoxin system RelE/ParE family toxin; this encodes MVIIETPIFTKVITNLMTDDEYKDLQEALVSRPDRGTIIKNSGGLRKVRWALEGRGKSGGVRVIYYWMTEDEQLYMVFAFPKNAQENLTDAQTKQLKQVVERWLK